The following proteins are encoded in a genomic region of Paenibacillus sp. FSL R7-0273:
- a CDS encoding bacteriohemerythrin, producing MINWKESYDIGVEQIDCQHRQLLVKLNEFFDACTNQKGKEQIEETLRFLKEYTLEHFSSEEQLMKDIDFPELAEHQKTHAEFVKTVLELEETVKTKGVSVLSTIKLNRTLTDWLLQHISKCDQLIGDCIANKGRAV from the coding sequence ATGATCAACTGGAAGGAATCGTATGACATCGGTGTGGAGCAAATTGATTGCCAGCACAGGCAGCTGCTTGTGAAGCTGAACGAGTTTTTTGACGCGTGCACCAATCAGAAGGGCAAGGAACAAATTGAAGAAACACTGAGATTCCTTAAAGAGTATACGCTGGAGCATTTCAGCAGTGAAGAGCAGCTGATGAAGGACATTGATTTTCCTGAGCTGGCGGAGCACCAGAAGACGCATGCTGAATTTGTTAAGACAGTACTTGAGCTGGAAGAGACGGTTAAGACCAAGGGAGTATCGGTACTATCGACCATTAAGCTGAACCGTACTCTGACTGACTGGCTGCTTCAGCATATCAGCAAATGCGACCAGCTGATCGGCGACTGTATCGCTAACAAAGGCAGAGCGGTGTAA
- a CDS encoding sensor histidine kinase: MKSMYIRMCLLFCSMIVMSSVLGFLVSNLYYQARIKPQNDAKLTKMAIGMQQFIQDHPDSAGEYLLSTASLGYKLYLTNGAGEERFYGLPFRKNDLPADKLQLVLDGTIYHGVADFPGSAFITGFFDNQLSNSVGVPVQLDGQTYALFMRPDAQVQFGELRLFFAMLIGFSILFSLWFVVVAVLHVVKPITRLTAATQRISKGRYDIRLNTRRRDELGQLASHFMLMSRELERTNRARQEFVANVSHEIESPLTSIQGFAHALKDSALPDSQRLEYLSIIDQESRRLSMLSKQLLTLSTLDYDENALQRERVDLRAQLRQVIQTMEWRLTEKELAVRLHAEEITVMADANLLHQVWMNLVSNAIKYTPAGGTISLSASAADGSCTVTVADTGEGISADELPMIFDRFYKVDKARTAGSNSSGLGLSIAQKIVMAHNGTIEAASTVGEGTSFTVTLPHL, translated from the coding sequence ATGAAATCAATGTATATAAGAATGTGCCTGCTGTTCTGTTCGATGATTGTCATGAGCAGCGTGCTTGGCTTCCTGGTGTCCAATCTGTATTATCAGGCCCGCATCAAACCGCAAAACGACGCCAAGCTTACTAAAATGGCCATTGGGATGCAGCAGTTCATCCAGGATCATCCGGACAGCGCCGGGGAGTATCTGCTGAGTACGGCATCGCTCGGTTACAAGCTGTATCTCACTAACGGGGCCGGGGAGGAGCGGTTCTACGGATTGCCTTTCCGGAAAAATGATCTCCCTGCAGACAAGCTGCAGCTGGTGCTGGACGGCACAATCTATCACGGGGTTGCTGATTTTCCGGGCAGTGCGTTTATTACCGGATTTTTTGATAATCAGCTCAGTAATTCGGTCGGCGTTCCGGTTCAGCTGGACGGACAGACCTATGCGCTGTTCATGCGGCCGGATGCGCAGGTGCAGTTCGGCGAGCTAAGGCTGTTTTTTGCCATGCTGATCGGGTTCAGCATTCTGTTCAGTCTATGGTTTGTGGTGGTTGCCGTGCTGCATGTGGTTAAACCCATTACCAGGCTTACCGCTGCCACACAGCGTATCTCCAAGGGCAGATACGATATCAGGCTGAATACAAGACGGCGCGATGAGCTCGGCCAGCTGGCCTCCCATTTCATGCTCATGAGCCGGGAGCTGGAGCGGACGAACCGGGCACGCCAGGAATTCGTTGCCAATGTCTCGCATGAGATCGAGTCACCCCTCACCTCCATTCAGGGCTTTGCCCATGCCCTTAAGGATTCCGCATTGCCGGACAGCCAGCGACTGGAGTATCTCTCCATCATTGACCAGGAAAGCCGGCGGCTGTCCATGCTGAGTAAGCAGCTCCTGACACTGTCTACGCTGGATTATGATGAGAACGCGCTGCAGAGGGAACGGGTCGATCTGCGGGCCCAGCTCCGCCAGGTCATCCAGACGATGGAATGGCGGCTAACCGAAAAGGAACTGGCGGTCCGTCTGCATGCTGAGGAGATTACCGTTATGGCAGACGCGAATCTGCTTCATCAGGTGTGGATGAATCTCGTATCAAACGCAATCAAATATACACCGGCCGGGGGGACAATCTCCCTGTCAGCTTCAGCAGCCGATGGCAGCTGTACCGTTACGGTAGCGGACACCGGTGAAGGTATTTCTGCTGATGAGCTGCCGATGATTTTTGACCGGTTCTATAAGGTTGATAAAGCGCGTACTGCAGGCAGCAACAGCAGCGGTCTGGGTCTTTCCATCGCCCAAAAGATTGTCATGGCGCATAACGGGACCATTGAGGCTGCCAGCACCGTGGGGGAGGGCACTTCTTTTACGGTCACACTGCCGCATCTGTAA
- a CDS encoding metallophosphoesterase, which translates to MKNLRMLLSGTVMLLVLGLVNFYIGYHLRVLLEEFVPGLSAGLYWTVFMVIAFAYMIGMVPWPKSLKPAARLFKVVGSYYLACMEFAVIMLPLTDLLYWILGLTGVNRSLFTAEAGATLVLLLAVFLIWGSRNAWSTIVRSHPIRIDKSTGTSSPLTVAVASDLHLGNIVGNRHLRKMVAEINRMNPDIVLLAGDVLDDSIEPFIRNRMSEQLKQLKARYGVYAVLGNHEYYGGSIPQYTRVMAEIGIKVLQDEVVETGGVYIAGRKDKTAESMEGGRKSVAALLEGLDHSRPILMMDHQPTGFDMAAKAGVDVLLSGHTHRGQIAPNHFITRRLFELDWGYLLKEKLHVVVSSGYGTWGPPIRLASRSELIRLEVLPEGSRSFNGEPLSAKTVLA; encoded by the coding sequence ATGAAAAACCTGCGCATGCTGCTGTCAGGAACGGTAATGCTGCTGGTGCTGGGACTAGTTAATTTTTATATCGGGTATCATCTGCGGGTTCTGCTGGAGGAATTTGTGCCGGGTCTTTCTGCAGGCTTGTACTGGACGGTGTTCATGGTCATTGCTTTTGCATATATGATCGGAATGGTGCCGTGGCCGAAGAGCTTGAAGCCTGCCGCCAGATTGTTCAAGGTAGTCGGCTCTTATTATCTCGCCTGTATGGAGTTTGCCGTTATTATGCTGCCGCTGACCGATTTACTCTATTGGATACTGGGACTGACGGGTGTCAACCGCAGTCTGTTTACGGCTGAGGCAGGGGCGACGCTGGTGCTGCTGCTTGCCGTATTCCTGATCTGGGGCTCACGTAATGCGTGGAGTACCATTGTTCGCTCCCATCCGATCCGGATTGATAAATCAACCGGAACGAGCAGCCCGCTTACGGTGGCTGTAGCATCCGACCTGCATCTGGGGAATATCGTGGGCAACCGCCATCTGCGCAAAATGGTAGCTGAAATCAACCGGATGAACCCGGATATCGTCCTGCTGGCTGGTGATGTGCTGGATGACAGCATTGAGCCTTTTATCCGCAACAGGATGAGTGAACAGCTGAAGCAGCTGAAAGCACGGTACGGCGTGTATGCCGTCCTCGGCAACCATGAATATTATGGCGGCTCGATCCCGCAATATACCCGGGTAATGGCCGAGATTGGCATCAAGGTGCTGCAGGATGAGGTTGTTGAGACCGGAGGGGTATATATTGCCGGGCGTAAGGACAAAACGGCTGAGTCGATGGAAGGCGGCAGAAAAAGTGTCGCTGCGCTGCTCGAAGGGCTTGATCATTCCCGGCCTATTCTGATGATGGATCATCAGCCTACCGGATTTGATATGGCTGCCAAGGCAGGAGTGGATGTTCTGCTGTCAGGGCACACTCACCGCGGCCAGATCGCACCTAACCACTTCATTACGAGACGCCTGTTCGAGCTGGACTGGGGCTACCTGCTCAAAGAGAAGCTGCATGTCGTCGTTTCCTCGGGATACGGGACCTGGGGACCGCCGATCCGGCTGGCCAGCCGCTCTGAGCTGATCAGGCTGGAGGTGCTGCCGGAAGGCAGCAGGAGCTTTAACGGAGAACCGCTGTCTGCGAAGACTGTGCTGGCCTAA
- a CDS encoding MarR family winged helix-turn-helix transcriptional regulator, producing the protein MKDDLHKLVLEQPLTTEAFFTLVETTASAVAVSEKYWQLHGLNGARIRILVEIAKHGGSILPSALAERIGVSKANISLLLSPLEKEKYITRAGHAEDGRKTVISITEQGQTLLLKHLPENRQAVAEVMSRLDGEELCQLMRLLGKLNRP; encoded by the coding sequence ATGAAGGATGATTTACACAAGCTGGTGCTGGAGCAGCCGCTGACAACGGAAGCTTTTTTCACGCTGGTGGAGACTACTGCAAGTGCTGTAGCGGTATCGGAAAAATATTGGCAGCTGCATGGATTAAACGGGGCGAGGATCCGGATTCTGGTCGAAATAGCCAAGCATGGCGGCAGTATTCTGCCTTCGGCGCTGGCTGAAAGGATCGGCGTGAGCAAGGCCAATATCAGCCTGCTACTGTCACCGCTGGAAAAGGAAAAGTATATTACCCGGGCGGGTCACGCCGAGGATGGCCGGAAGACTGTAATTTCCATTACGGAACAAGGGCAGACGCTGCTGCTTAAGCACTTGCCGGAGAACCGGCAGGCTGTTGCCGAAGTGATGAGCCGGCTGGACGGGGAGGAGTTGTGTCAGCTGATGCGTTTGCTTGGGAAGCTGAACCGTCCTTAG
- a CDS encoding DUF3977 family protein: MKYVEIGLGNRWLVRTETELADGSEYEQRGIVRPLKLHSVYIRCWMGHTVYVFDIRSGFKRTRKSRKAFKLILGFSSYL; encoded by the coding sequence ATGAAATATGTTGAGATTGGCCTGGGAAACCGCTGGCTGGTGCGCACTGAAACGGAGCTGGCGGATGGCAGCGAGTATGAGCAGCGAGGAATCGTAAGGCCGCTTAAGCTGCATTCAGTATACATAAGATGCTGGATGGGGCACACCGTATATGTGTTTGATATCCGATCGGGCTTCAAAAGAACCCGTAAGAGCCGGAAAGCCTTCAAGCTCATCCTGGGCTTCAGCAGCTACCTGTAA
- a CDS encoding NADAR family protein has product MEQFTYFYKSHSPFSQWFPCSFTVGDNHFNSAEQYMMYCKARLFGDEERSRRILLARIPREQKELGRQVKGFEQSKWELHCKDIVYEGNKEKFIQNEELLQQLLDTQGTTLVEASPTDRIWGVGLTEDDPAIRSRSTWRGSNWLGEVLTTLREDLIKG; this is encoded by the coding sequence ATGGAACAGTTCACCTATTTTTATAAAAGTCATTCGCCCTTCTCACAGTGGTTTCCGTGCTCATTTACAGTAGGTGATAACCATTTCAATAGTGCGGAGCAGTACATGATGTATTGTAAAGCCCGGTTATTCGGGGACGAGGAGCGGAGCCGGAGGATTCTGCTGGCCCGTATCCCCAGAGAGCAAAAGGAATTAGGCAGACAGGTAAAGGGCTTCGAACAGAGTAAATGGGAGCTGCATTGTAAAGACATTGTCTACGAAGGGAATAAAGAGAAATTTATACAGAACGAAGAGCTGCTGCAGCAGCTGCTTGATACTCAAGGGACTACGCTTGTGGAAGCGAGTCCGACAGACCGGATCTGGGGTGTAGGCTTAACGGAGGATGATCCGGCGATCCGCAGCAGAAGCACATGGCGTGGTTCGAACTGGCTCGGAGAGGTTCTGACCACACTGCGCGAGGATCTGATCAAGGGGTAA
- a CDS encoding SDR family oxidoreductase has protein sequence MRIMITGATGQLGGLIIDHLLQKLPAGSLVAGVRNLSKAARLRQSDIEIRHTDYDLPESLETSFAGISRLLFISSPHQEDAVRLLQHKRVIEAAGRAGVEHILYTGFAFSHQGSPDNIHTLTEQAILDSGMKYTFLRNALYMDFVSVIGLNEAVSSGVLNTPPGNWRFNAVTRSDLAVAAAEITANDGHENTSYELTAPHAWTFADLAQALTELSGKPVIHREKPGIQHWIYNWLSAINTASTSADLERGMGRPAASLKESVAPFIRCQQA, from the coding sequence ATGCGAATCATGATTACAGGAGCAACCGGTCAGCTTGGAGGTTTGATTATTGATCATTTGCTGCAAAAGCTGCCTGCCGGTAGCTTAGTTGCCGGTGTACGAAATTTAAGTAAAGCTGCCAGGCTCCGGCAGTCAGACATCGAGATCCGTCACACGGATTATGATCTTCCGGAGTCGCTGGAAACGTCATTTGCAGGCATTTCACGCCTGCTCTTCATATCCAGCCCGCATCAGGAGGATGCCGTCAGGCTTCTACAGCACAAGCGGGTTATCGAAGCAGCCGGGAGAGCAGGTGTGGAGCATATTCTCTATACTGGCTTTGCCTTTTCACACCAGGGTAGTCCAGACAATATTCATACGCTCACTGAACAGGCAATTCTGGATAGCGGGATGAAATATACTTTCCTCAGAAACGCGCTTTACATGGATTTTGTGAGTGTCATCGGTTTGAACGAAGCGGTCAGCAGCGGTGTGCTGAACACACCACCGGGGAATTGGCGGTTTAACGCCGTCACGCGCAGCGATCTGGCTGTGGCCGCAGCGGAAATTACGGCAAATGACGGACATGAGAATACAAGCTACGAATTAACTGCCCCGCACGCCTGGACATTCGCAGATCTGGCCCAAGCACTGACCGAGTTATCCGGAAAGCCCGTTATTCACCGGGAAAAGCCCGGGATACAGCATTGGATTTATAACTGGCTGTCAGCAATTAACACCGCTTCAACCTCGGCTGATCTGGAGAGAGGGATGGGGCGGCCTGCTGCTTCGCTGAAGGAGAGTGTTGCACCTTTTATAAGGTGTCAGCAGGCTTAG
- a CDS encoding response regulator transcription factor — MKKILVADDDLNIRTLLRHVLTREGYLVVEAGDGREALGLLKEHTVDLAVVDVMMPQMDGLELCQHIRETYDIPVILLTARQQLSDKEQGYLHGTDDYVTKPFEPEELLFRMKALFRRYSVASDDRIRLNSLVIDRKNYEISDGNDVLLLPVKEFELLAQLAQYPGRLFSRSELIELVWGADYEGDERTVDVHIKRLRQRFADYQNDFLIRTVRGIGYKVEMVNA; from the coding sequence ATGAAAAAAATCCTGGTTGCCGACGATGATCTGAATATCCGTACCCTGCTGCGGCATGTACTGACCCGGGAGGGCTATCTTGTTGTTGAAGCGGGGGACGGGCGGGAGGCGCTCGGGCTGCTGAAGGAGCATACGGTCGATCTGGCGGTGGTGGATGTGATGATGCCGCAGATGGACGGGCTGGAGCTGTGCCAACATATACGGGAGACCTATGATATACCGGTTATTCTGTTAACAGCGCGCCAGCAGCTAAGCGATAAGGAGCAGGGTTATCTGCACGGGACGGATGATTATGTGACGAAGCCGTTCGAGCCTGAGGAGCTGTTATTCAGGATGAAGGCCTTGTTCCGCCGGTATTCGGTGGCATCGGATGACCGGATTCGTCTTAACTCGCTCGTCATTGACCGCAAGAATTATGAAATCAGTGACGGAAATGATGTATTGCTGCTGCCGGTAAAAGAATTCGAGCTGCTGGCCCAGCTGGCCCAGTATCCGGGAAGATTATTTTCGCGCAGTGAGCTGATTGAGCTGGTGTGGGGTGCGGACTATGAGGGGGATGAGCGGACGGTGGATGTGCATATCAAGCGGCTGCGCCAGCGGTTCGCGGATTACCAGAATGATTTTCTGATCAGAACCGTGCGCGGAATAGGCTATAAAGTGGAAATGGTGAATGCATGA